The following are encoded together in the Streptomyces sp. NBC_01465 genome:
- a CDS encoding ROK family protein → MRHVIALDVGGTGMKAALVGVDGTLLHTARRATGRERGPEAVVESILAFAEDLRAYGKEHYGETAAAAGVAVPGIVDTENGIAAYAANLGWRDVPMRDLLSARLGDVPVALGHDVRTGGLAEGRIGAGNGADRFLFLPLGTGIAGAIGIDGRIEAGAHGFAGEIGHVVVRQGGVPCSCGQYGCLERYASASAVSIAWAEASGDPDADAADCAKAVESGDPKAVEVWQNAVDALADGLVTALTLLDPRTLIIGGGLAEAGETLFVPLRAAVEERVTFQKLPHIVPAALGDTAGCLGAGLLAWDLLSTDSTEVSA, encoded by the coding sequence GTGAGACATGTCATCGCCCTTGATGTGGGCGGCACCGGTATGAAGGCCGCCCTGGTCGGGGTCGACGGCACCCTACTGCACACTGCCCGGAGGGCGACCGGCCGCGAGCGCGGGCCCGAGGCGGTGGTCGAGTCGATCCTCGCCTTCGCCGAGGACCTGCGGGCGTACGGCAAGGAGCACTACGGCGAGACCGCGGCGGCGGCGGGCGTCGCCGTCCCCGGCATCGTCGACACCGAGAACGGCATCGCGGCCTACGCGGCCAACCTCGGCTGGCGCGACGTCCCCATGCGGGACCTGCTCTCGGCCCGCCTCGGCGACGTACCCGTGGCGCTCGGCCACGACGTGCGCACCGGCGGCCTCGCCGAGGGGCGCATCGGGGCGGGCAACGGCGCCGACCGGTTCCTCTTCCTGCCGCTCGGCACGGGGATAGCCGGAGCCATCGGCATCGACGGGCGCATCGAGGCCGGCGCGCACGGTTTCGCGGGCGAGATCGGCCATGTGGTCGTACGGCAGGGAGGCGTGCCCTGCAGCTGCGGACAGTACGGCTGCCTGGAGCGGTACGCCTCCGCATCGGCCGTCTCCATCGCCTGGGCCGAGGCCTCCGGCGACCCCGACGCGGACGCCGCCGACTGCGCCAAGGCCGTCGAATCCGGTGATCCGAAGGCCGTCGAGGTCTGGCAGAACGCGGTCGACGCGCTCGCCGACGGCCTCGTCACCGCGCTCACCCTGCTGGACCCCAGGACCCTGATCATCGGTGGCGGACTCGCCGAGGCCGGGGAAACCTTGTTCGTACCCCTGAGGGCGGCCGTCGAGGAACGCGTGACGTTCCAGAAGCTGCCCCACATCGTGCCGGCGGCCCTCGGGGACACCGCCGGATGCCTGGGCGCAGGGCTGCTCGCCTGGGATCTTCTCTCCACGGACTCCACGGAGGTATCCGCCTGA
- a CDS encoding ABC transporter substrate-binding protein gives MQRRFVGLTAAVAALGMTVTLAGCGVGTGSGDVTLKVVAANYDPNDGPSTKQYWDKVASAFEAKNPGIKIDVTVYSWTVVDAKVAEMVKAGNAPDIAQIGAYSDYASQGKLYSADDLLSIPVQANFLSNLTDAGEQNRTQYGMPFVASTRLLFYNKALFGNAGISKAPTSWDELKTDAKLLKQKGVKFPYALPLGTEEAQAETMQWLLSGGDNYTDSVGTYTIDSAPNIKTFTWLKNNLVGAGLTGPTAPGKLNRAVAYKAFINGQVGMLNGHPTLVKQAKAKGIDLGMVPMPGADGPTKSTMGVADWIMGFKQNGHRAEIGKFLDDVFSDKNVLDFTGQYDLLPATTSASETMADDPKYKYLKAFLNALPTSQLPPVDKTSWPTVADAVKKNIGKAVSPTSQPATILSQLQTTATTAQNAE, from the coding sequence GTGCAGCGGCGCTTTGTGGGTCTGACGGCGGCTGTTGCCGCGCTCGGCATGACGGTGACGCTGGCGGGCTGCGGTGTCGGTACGGGATCCGGTGACGTCACCCTGAAGGTGGTCGCGGCCAACTACGACCCGAACGACGGCCCCAGCACGAAGCAGTACTGGGACAAGGTGGCCTCCGCCTTCGAGGCGAAGAACCCGGGCATCAAGATCGACGTCACGGTCTACTCCTGGACGGTCGTCGACGCCAAGGTCGCCGAGATGGTCAAGGCGGGCAACGCCCCCGACATCGCGCAGATCGGCGCCTACTCCGACTACGCGTCCCAGGGCAAGCTCTACAGCGCCGACGATCTTCTCTCCATCCCGGTCCAGGCGAATTTCCTCTCCAACCTGACGGACGCGGGCGAGCAGAACCGCACCCAGTACGGAATGCCTTTTGTGGCCTCCACCCGGCTGCTCTTCTACAACAAGGCACTGTTCGGCAACGCGGGCATATCCAAGGCGCCGACGTCCTGGGACGAGCTCAAGACGGACGCCAAGCTGCTGAAGCAGAAGGGCGTGAAGTTCCCCTACGCGCTGCCGCTCGGCACCGAAGAGGCGCAGGCCGAGACCATGCAGTGGCTGCTCAGCGGCGGCGACAACTACACGGACAGCGTCGGTACGTACACGATCGACTCCGCGCCCAACATCAAGACCTTCACCTGGCTGAAGAACAACCTGGTGGGCGCGGGCCTGACCGGCCCGACCGCCCCCGGCAAGCTCAACCGCGCCGTGGCGTACAAGGCGTTCATCAACGGCCAGGTCGGCATGCTCAACGGCCACCCCACACTGGTGAAGCAGGCGAAGGCCAAGGGCATCGACCTCGGGATGGTGCCGATGCCGGGAGCCGACGGTCCGACCAAGTCGACCATGGGCGTCGCCGACTGGATCATGGGCTTCAAGCAGAACGGTCACCGGGCGGAGATCGGCAAGTTCCTCGACGACGTCTTCAGCGATAAGAACGTCCTGGACTTCACGGGCCAGTACGACCTGCTCCCGGCCACCACCTCCGCCTCGGAGACGATGGCCGACGACCCCAAGTACAAGTACCTCAAGGCCTTCCTGAACGCTCTGCCCACCTCGCAGCTGCCCCCGGTCGACAAGACGTCCTGGCCGACGGTGGCCGACGCGGTGAAGAAGAACATCGGCAAGGCGGTGTCGCCCACGAGTCAGCCGGCGACGATCCTGAGCCAGCTCCAGACGACGGCGACGACCGCGCAGAACGCGGAATAG
- a CDS encoding DUF3263 domain-containing protein, giving the protein MTGDRDDEVESVLAVERESWPGPGAKERAIRERLGISPTRYYQLLNALLDDERALAHDPVTVNRLRRVRDARRGSR; this is encoded by the coding sequence ATGACCGGAGACCGAGACGACGAGGTGGAGTCCGTCCTCGCGGTGGAACGGGAGTCGTGGCCCGGCCCCGGCGCGAAGGAGCGGGCCATAAGGGAGCGCCTGGGCATCTCCCCGACGCGCTACTACCAGCTCCTGAACGCCCTGCTGGACGACGAACGGGCCCTGGCCCACGACCCGGTGACGGTGAACCGCCTGCGCCGGGTCCGCGACGCGAGGCGCGGGAGCAGGTAG